From one Streptomyces spiramyceticus genomic stretch:
- a CDS encoding sensor histidine kinase, with the protein MRIPRPRSLAGQLFAMQVVLVAVIVAGCAAFTYVSDRAQAEETATRQATATATAVAKSPAVIEAARSDNPTVALQPYTEELRKESGVNFVVIMAPDGTRWTHPEGTEIGRTYLGTIGPALKGRTYGETHLGTLGRSVRVVTPVRDPEDGGRITGLVSAGITIERISAQLRQQVAALLGVASGALALGGLGTYVINARLRRHTHGMNAAELSHMHDYHQAALHAVREGLLMLDSRQRIALINDGGRELLGLGDDAVGRPVAEMDLPKPLTAALLAAEPRVDEVHLTADRVIVVNSRPVSTGKQRGTVVTLRDHTELQALSGELDSERGFTQALRSQAHEAANRLHTVVSLIELGRSDEAVEFATAELELAQALTDQVVDAVGEPVLAALLLGKAAQANERGVALVLDEDSRIDDGLLPRTLPARDLVTIFGNLIDNAVDAAQGSDGARVTVTARTEDDELLVRVSDTGPGVDPASADAVFARGWSTKSPGRGIGLALVRQAVHRGGGAVVLADGADGGADFTVRLPLRAAAEVRA; encoded by the coding sequence ATGCGCATACCCCGTCCCCGCAGCCTGGCCGGCCAGCTCTTCGCCATGCAGGTCGTGCTGGTGGCGGTGATCGTCGCCGGGTGTGCGGCCTTCACGTACGTCTCCGACCGGGCCCAGGCGGAGGAGACCGCGACCAGGCAGGCCACCGCGACCGCGACCGCCGTGGCGAAATCCCCCGCGGTGATCGAGGCGGCCCGCTCGGACAATCCGACGGTGGCCCTCCAGCCGTACACCGAGGAACTCCGCAAGGAATCCGGCGTCAACTTCGTCGTGATCATGGCCCCGGACGGCACCCGCTGGACGCACCCGGAGGGAACCGAGATAGGCCGTACGTACCTGGGAACCATCGGCCCCGCCCTGAAGGGCAGGACCTACGGCGAGACCCACCTGGGGACACTGGGCCGCTCGGTGCGTGTGGTGACGCCGGTGCGCGACCCGGAGGACGGGGGCCGGATCACCGGGCTCGTCAGCGCAGGCATCACCATTGAGCGGATCAGCGCGCAGCTGCGGCAGCAGGTGGCGGCGCTGCTCGGAGTCGCGTCGGGCGCGCTCGCCCTCGGCGGCCTCGGTACCTACGTCATCAACGCCCGGCTGCGGCGTCACACCCACGGCATGAACGCCGCCGAGCTGAGCCACATGCACGACTACCACCAGGCCGCTCTGCACGCCGTACGGGAAGGGCTGCTGATGCTCGACAGCCGGCAGCGCATCGCGCTGATCAACGACGGTGGGCGCGAGCTGCTCGGCCTCGGGGACGACGCGGTCGGGCGCCCGGTGGCCGAAATGGACCTGCCCAAACCGCTCACGGCAGCGCTGCTCGCCGCCGAGCCGCGCGTCGACGAGGTGCATCTGACGGCGGACCGGGTGATCGTCGTCAACAGCCGTCCGGTCTCCACCGGGAAACAGCGCGGTACGGTCGTGACCCTGCGCGACCACACCGAACTCCAGGCGCTTTCGGGCGAGTTGGACTCGGAGCGCGGCTTCACGCAGGCGCTGCGCTCGCAGGCCCACGAGGCGGCGAACCGCCTGCACACCGTCGTCTCGCTCATCGAGCTGGGCCGCTCGGACGAGGCGGTGGAGTTCGCCACGGCGGAGCTGGAGCTGGCCCAGGCGCTCACCGACCAGGTCGTCGACGCGGTCGGCGAACCGGTGCTCGCGGCGCTGCTGCTCGGCAAGGCGGCGCAGGCGAACGAGCGGGGCGTGGCGCTCGTACTGGACGAGGACAGCAGGATCGACGACGGCCTGCTGCCGCGCACGCTGCCCGCGCGCGACCTCGTCACGATCTTCGGCAACCTGATCGACAACGCGGTTGACGCGGCGCAGGGCAGCGACGGAGCGAGGGTCACGGTGACGGCCCGAACGGAGGACGACGAGCTGCTGGTGCGTGTCTCCGACACGGGGCCCGGCGTCGACCCCGCGTCGGCCGACGCGGTCTTCGCACGCGGCTGGTCGACGAAGAGCCCGGGGCGGGGGATCGGCCTGGCGCTGGTCCGGCAGGCGGTGCACCGGGGCGGTGGGGCGGTGGTCCTGGCGGACGGGGCGGACGGGGGCGCGGATTTCACGGTACGGCTGCCGTTGCGGGCGGCGGCGGAGGTGCGGGCATGA
- a CDS encoding response regulator: protein MNATPIRVLVVEDDPVAADAHALYVARVPGFAVSGVAHSRAEAVRALDRRPVDLLLLDLYLPDGHGLQLVRSLRGAGHTADVIAVTSARDLAVVREGVSLGVVQYVLKPFTFATLRDRLTRYAEFRAAAGEASGQDEVDRALAALRTPEPAALPKGLSAPTLDAVTRTLRTSASGVTAAAAAAEVGISRITARRYLEHLVTTGRAERSPQYGQVGRPELHYRWISLR, encoded by the coding sequence ATGAACGCAACCCCCATCCGCGTCCTCGTCGTCGAAGACGACCCCGTCGCCGCCGACGCCCACGCGCTCTACGTGGCCCGCGTCCCCGGATTCGCCGTCTCCGGCGTCGCCCACTCGCGGGCCGAAGCGGTGCGCGCGCTCGACCGGCGGCCCGTCGATCTGCTGCTGCTCGACCTCTACCTGCCCGACGGCCACGGCCTCCAGCTCGTACGTTCACTGCGCGGCGCGGGCCACACCGCCGACGTCATCGCCGTCACTTCGGCCCGCGATCTGGCCGTCGTACGGGAAGGGGTGTCCCTCGGCGTCGTCCAGTACGTCCTGAAGCCCTTCACCTTCGCGACCCTGCGCGACCGCCTCACCCGCTACGCCGAGTTCCGCGCGGCGGCCGGCGAGGCCAGCGGCCAGGACGAGGTGGACCGCGCCCTCGCCGCCCTCCGCACCCCCGAGCCCGCAGCCCTCCCCAAGGGCCTGAGCGCGCCGACGCTGGACGCAGTGACCCGTACGCTGCGCACATCGGCGAGCGGGGTCACGGCGGCCGCGGCCGCCGCCGAGGTCGGGATCTCGCGGATCACCGCGCGCCGCTATCTGGAACACCTGGTCACCACGGGCCGGGCCGAGCGCAGTCCGCAGTACGGCCAGGTCGGGCGCCCGGAGCTGCACTACCGGTGGATTTCCCTGCGCTGA
- a CDS encoding helix-turn-helix domain-containing protein — protein MHTTPPFNAPAARRLREALGMAPGHVAYGLRAQYGLNVVPDLVVAWERGLRAPDSREITALAGVLWCSLSDLLASPTTLREHRLARGLAVPDLARAIGVELNSYQRMEESGRWRGNERQSAALSEVLGLSPEEFVKATGREEELAGVLRSAVMTRWQAYVRPTAKLVPVRRDQLEDVLQRLHADYQSRMVSTLSWGGSDSAGDGAAGREFLDAIVGHFWQLARRP, from the coding sequence GTGCACACCACTCCGCCCTTTAACGCCCCCGCCGCGCGACGACTGCGCGAAGCCCTCGGCATGGCGCCCGGTCATGTCGCCTACGGCCTGCGCGCGCAATACGGGCTGAACGTCGTCCCCGACCTGGTCGTCGCCTGGGAGCGCGGCCTGCGCGCACCCGATTCACGGGAGATCACCGCGCTCGCCGGCGTGCTGTGGTGTTCGCTGAGCGACCTGCTGGCCTCCCCGACCACGCTGCGCGAGCACCGGCTGGCACGCGGCCTCGCCGTGCCCGATCTTGCGCGGGCGATCGGCGTGGAGCTGAATTCCTACCAGCGCATGGAGGAATCCGGGCGGTGGCGCGGCAATGAGCGGCAGTCCGCGGCGCTCTCCGAGGTGCTCGGCCTTTCGCCGGAGGAGTTCGTGAAGGCGACCGGCCGGGAAGAGGAGCTGGCCGGGGTGCTGCGCAGCGCGGTGATGACGCGCTGGCAGGCGTACGTACGCCCGACGGCCAAGCTGGTGCCTGTGCGGCGGGACCAGCTGGAGGACGTACTCCAGCGGCTGCACGCCGACTACCAGTCCCGGATGGTGTCGACGCTGAGCTGGGGCGGCAGCGATTCGGCGGGGGACGGTGCGGCGGGCCGCGAGTTCCTGGACGCCATCGTCGGCCACTTCTGGCAGCTCGCACGCCGCCCCTGA
- a CDS encoding cation:dicarboxylate symporter family transporter, producing the protein MAEKAARRDRTHYLYLAVIGAVALGVVVGFAAPGVAVELKPIGAGFVNLIKMMISPIIFCTIVLGVGSVRKAAKVGAVGGLALGYFLVMSTVALAIGLLVGNILEPGAGLDLTESARSAGAAQAEGASESTADFLLGIIPTTLVSAFTEGEVLQTLLVALLVGFALQAMGSVGEPVLRGIGHIQRLVFRVLAMIMWVAPVGAFGAIAAVVGETGIDALKSLAVIMIGFYITCALFVFVVLGTLLRLVAGVNLFLLLKYLAREFLLILSTSSSESALPRLIAKMEHLGVSKPVVGITVPTGYSFNLDGTAIYLTMASLFVAEAMGDPLTISQQISLLIFMIIASKGAAGVTGAGLATLAGGLQSHRPELVDGVGLIVGIDRFMSEARALTNFAGNAVATVLVGTWTKEIDKARVAEVLAGRAPFDEKTLVDDHVATPDETRPPGDVPEQRDGVSVEKASAQL; encoded by the coding sequence GTGGCAGAGAAAGCCGCAAGGCGGGACCGTACTCATTATCTGTATCTCGCCGTCATCGGCGCAGTCGCACTCGGTGTCGTCGTGGGCTTCGCGGCCCCCGGCGTGGCCGTCGAGCTCAAGCCGATCGGCGCCGGGTTCGTCAATCTGATCAAGATGATGATTTCGCCCATTATCTTCTGCACGATCGTTCTGGGCGTCGGTTCGGTCCGCAAGGCCGCCAAGGTCGGCGCGGTGGGCGGGCTCGCGCTCGGCTACTTCCTGGTGATGTCGACCGTGGCCCTCGCCATCGGCCTGCTCGTCGGCAACATTCTTGAGCCGGGTGCGGGCCTCGACCTCACCGAATCGGCGCGCAGCGCGGGCGCGGCGCAGGCGGAGGGCGCGAGCGAGTCGACCGCCGACTTCCTGCTCGGGATCATCCCGACGACCCTGGTGTCCGCCTTCACCGAGGGCGAGGTGCTCCAGACCCTGCTGGTCGCCCTGCTGGTGGGCTTCGCGCTGCAGGCGATGGGCTCGGTCGGCGAGCCCGTCCTCCGGGGCATCGGACACATCCAGCGGCTGGTCTTCCGGGTGCTCGCGATGATCATGTGGGTGGCCCCGGTGGGCGCGTTCGGCGCGATCGCGGCGGTCGTCGGCGAGACGGGCATCGACGCCCTGAAGTCGCTCGCGGTCATCATGATCGGCTTCTACATCACATGCGCGCTGTTCGTCTTCGTCGTACTCGGCACGCTCCTGCGCCTGGTCGCGGGCGTGAACCTCTTCCTGCTGCTGAAGTACCTGGCCAGGGAATTCCTGCTGATCCTTTCCACGTCGTCCTCGGAGTCGGCGCTGCCGAGGCTGATCGCGAAGATGGAGCACCTGGGCGTGAGCAAGCCGGTCGTCGGCATCACCGTCCCGACGGGCTACTCCTTCAACCTCGACGGTACGGCGATCTATCTGACGATGGCTTCGCTCTTCGTCGCGGAGGCGATGGGCGACCCGCTAACGATCAGTCAGCAGATCTCCCTCCTCATCTTCATGATCATCGCCTCGAAGGGCGCGGCGGGCGTCACGGGCGCCGGCCTGGCCACCCTCGCCGGAGGCCTCCAGTCCCACCGCCCGGAACTGGTCGACGGTGTCGGCCTGATCGTCGGCATCGACCGCTTCATGAGCGAGGCGCGCGCCCTGACGAACTTCGCGGGCAACGCGGTGGCGACGGTGCTGGTCGGCACGTGGACCAAGGAGATCGACAAGGCCCGGGTCGCCGAAGTCCTGGCCGGACGCGCCCCGTTCGACGAGAAGACGCTGGTCGACGACCACGTCGCGACGCCGGACGAGACGCGGCCCCCGGGCGACGTCCCGGAGCAGCGGGACGGGGTGAGTGTGGAAAAGGCCTCGGCGCAGCTGTAA